The DNA sequence tgtattatggggttttgtgtgtggtgtagtggggtgtgttagtggttggtataggttctagggttatttttctatgtatagttaattggggttggactcccaattgaaggcaggtgtgttgagttgcctttgattgggagtcctatatagtagggtgtgcttgtctttgtgtttcgtgggtagttgttttttgcactgctaggtatagcctgcgaaactgtctctTGTCGTATTGTCTGCAtttcttgtttttccgtggtCAACGTCCtttaataaatatgatgttgaacacgcaacccgctgcgtattggtccactttctcccacgatgatttcgctatatcgtctggCGACGAAGAAATCTGtgacagtaggtgtgtccaaacttttgactggtactgtacaaagGGGTATTTCAGAATTTAGAGGTGAGAGAGTGTATTATAAGGATGTTATATCTACTTCTGAGTTCTTATGACAGTTCACAGAAAGTGTTATAATGCACTACAAGGGTAGGCATTATAAATGCATTATAAAGGCATTATAAATGCATGTGCCTCATAGAAAGTTAGCCTCCCTTCTTAGCTTATCTAAGATAGCGTTAGCAGAAAAAGTTCCAGTAAGCAAACTATTACTCAGACCGACCTTATCAAAGCACTTTTCGTATCAGGGATAATTAAGCCACAGATTTAACCACTGAGAGATGTTAATGGTTACTGTGCAAACAACAACCACTATAAAGACTTGCCGTCTGTGAGAACATCTTAACCTTAAGGTTTTACATTGTATAATTCAAGTTAAAACTCTACAGTGTTCAAACGTAGTCAACTGTATTAGTGTTAATGTTCAACTCTTTATAGTTACTGAAAGTTCCTGAAAGCTAACACTAATAGGATTAAATGTAACACAAAAAAGTGTCTATATTGTTCCACACTACACAGAGATAGCTAACACCGTGTGATATAGGACAATATAGACACTTCTGATTTAACACTTGCTTTTTTGCTGTGAGATAACCACCACAATGTTGGGCTGTCGATCCATTTTGAAATGTTGATTAAAAACTATATTTGTTTTTAAGAAAGCTTGAATTGTTGGGAAATGGCCAGTGGTCAAATCAGCATGGATGAAAAAGCAATTCATCCAGGACTGTAATCTAAAATGAACTTCAAGCTTTTAGATAACTACAGTAAAAAGCAGTTAGAAAACGCCCCTAATGTTCCCTTCAAAAACTTGGCAGACAAAATGTCTGCCCCAGACCaattctctacctctctctaagaTAGCAATGAGAAATAATACTCTTTGGGTAATTTTATGTCTTATCCAAGGGTGGCATGTCATAATCAGTGTCTTGACACACTTCATGTAATGAAGTGGCTGAGTTGGCCCTGGTGCCTAGAAGAAACTTGTTAACACTTTCTAGTGTTATAATTTACTATAAGTATATCTTAAGGCATAATACAATTTTAAAGTATTGGTGCCTCATAGAAAGTGTTACCAAACGTTTCTACTTGGtgatttgtgttgttgttgtttttttaaattaaatttttGTCCCTCTGATTATACAGCAAAATGGGTATTATCCCAATTAaaatctttttgttgttgttgatattttAACTATATTTTATTTAAAGTGCATGCTCAACTTTTTAAATGCCCCAACACCCTTTTATTCCAAAGATGAGCAGTATAATTTTGACTTTAGCAATGATACACTTCCAATTCATGGTTTATTATAACCCTGCACGGAGACAGTAAGGTTGCAGGTGGGTCTTCCTTGTTTGTACAATGAAACACATTCATGCCTTCTTCTTCGGGAGAGGTAAAGGTCGAGTGTTATGTGAGGTCCTCCTCTCTAAAAAGACTGAAGCCAACTGTGTACGTGCAGCCGGACTCAGTTCCTGTAGCAGTGCCAATATTTACCAAGCAGGTGTTCAACTTGGTTTAATATTAATCCTCATGTATTATATGCTGCTGGTGCAGAGGAATTTCTAGGTAAAGGAACACGACCTTTTGCCAGGATCTATTTTCAGTGAATGAGTCAAACAAAATTGTTGGCAACAGTTTTGATAAGCTGTTGCTGTTTCTTATTATTACAGTCCAGGTATTTCTGGTTTATgattattatgttattatatttATAATGTAGcatcatatttttttaaatcaactctGAATATACAGTTTTTTATGTTCGGCTAAGTTCACTCTTTATCCTagtataaaaagtacatttgatgAAAGACATATTGCAAATGAACAAAGCTTCATTGTGGGTCGAAACACTTTCTATTTAATGACGAGAAGAATATTGAAACATCAAATCATGAAATGTACCTAAggacttcataacacattcataacttAGAAACGCATTCATAAGCAGTAAACATAACATGCATACGTAAACAACCACTTCAACTTTAactgaaaatataaaataatgaGTGGTTATAGTTAATAATGatttgaatgacaaaaacaacaacgaaTTAAAAAAAACTGCACGCTTTGTTTCAACCTTATGAATGGGCCTTGGCTCTTAACCGTTGGCCATGCCCTCGTTATGCTGACGTCAGGGGTTGGGTTACTTTGGGCTACGTGTGGAGtgaagttggggggggggggggggttggggggggggtgtggggggggtgtaCGGTGCGTCGTCGCCATGCGACTCGACCAGAACGACACACTGCAAACAAGAGTCAGACAATTTGTTATGTCGCGTTCAAACAGTTTTTATCTACTACGAAACCCCAAAGGAGCGCAAGTCACCACGTGATTCAATTATTTACCTGGGTTGCCCCCGCTCTCCAGTTTCGTTTGCATTGTTTCAGGAGTCTTCTAAACTTGCACGGTAGAAACGCGTGAAAAGACCTGGGTTTAAAGTGGCACTGGCTCTTGTataagcatggagagagagagcgtaaaGGAACGGGCCGCCGGGACCGATTTGGACAGGGACCAGCAGTATTGTGAGCTTTGTGGAAAGATGGAAAACCTGCTTAAATGTGGACGGTGTCGGAACTCTTTCTACTGTAGTAAAGAACACCAGAAAGCGGACTGGAAGAAGCACAAGCAGTTTTGCAAAGAGGCCGAGAAACCTCAGTGTCAGCCACAGCCCGAATCAACACAACAGCCCGCACGGACTGCAAAAGGAGGGCAAGACAAGCACCTAAAAAAGAAAAGCACAGAACAGAATAAAACAGCTTCTCAGAGCACCACAAACACTGGGCTTTCAAATCCGCCTGCAGATGGCGAAAGAATTAAAGATTTGATCACTTCAGCAACTAGCTCGGGTAGTGTGTCTGACAGCAAGCAGACTGGGGAAGGAATTAAACTCAGGTCTAAGACCAACGGACAAACGATGTCCCCCCCGCAAAAACTGGCTATGGACTATATTGTTCCATGTATGAATAAGCATGGAATTTGTGTTGTTGACAATTTTCTTGGAGAAGAGACAGGACAGAGTATTTTGGAGGATGTGAGAGCCCTCCACAAGACTGGTAAATTTACCGATGGGCAGTTGGTTAGTCAAAGAAGTGACTCCACTAAAGATATACGAGGAGACAAAATAACCTGGACTGAAGGAAGAGAACCTGGTTGTGAGAAGATAGCCTTTCTCATGAGTCGCATGGATGACATGGTCCGACACTGTAATGGTAAACTGGGAAACTACAGAATAAATGGAAGGACGAAAGTAAGTAAACACTGAAAGTGAGTAGCACATTATAACTTATTGAATTTGTTATTTATCTTCTCCAGGTAGGCATATTTAAAAGTGATTTATTTTTGCAGCAACATAATAATCATAATATTGAAAACAATAATAACATATTTTTACatgtgtaataataataataatatgaatatggTATCATATTAATTATACTATAAGAATATATAACacatataatattataataacagaTAGGCCTATTCttaaaataataatgaataagcataggcctatacagtgcatttggaaagtattcagggcacttgaccttttccacattttgttactttaccgacattctaaaattgattaaatcgttttttccctcatcaatctacaatctgcaaatgtagaaaaaaaaacacggaaatatcacatttacatgagtattaagaccatttactcaatactttgttgaagcacctttggcagcgattacagccttgagtcttcttgggtatgatgctacaagtttggcacacctgtatttggggagtttctcccattcttctctgcagatcctctcaagctctgtcagtttggatggagagcttcgctgcacagctactttcaggtctctccagagatgttcgatcgggttcaagtccgggctctggctgggccactcatggacattcagagacttggctgtgtgcttagggttgttgtcctgttggaaggtgaaccttcatcccagtctgatgtcctgagcgctctggaacaggttttcatcatggatctctctctactttgctctgttcatctttccctcgatcctgcattttggcaaactccaacaaggcctgattggtggactgctgcagagatggttgtccttccggaagattctcccatctccacagaggaactcttgagttctgtcagagtgaccatcaggttcttggtcacctccccgatcaaggcccttctcccccgattgctcagtttggctgggtggccagctctaggaagattgttggtggttccaaacttccatttaagaatgatggaggccactgttcttggggaccttcaatgctacagacatttttgctctgacatgaactggtcaactgtgggacgtgtgtgccattccaaatcatgtccaatcaatttaatttaccacaggggactccaatcaagttgttgaaacatctcaaggatgatcaatggaaacaggattcacctgagttcaatttcgagtctcgtagcaaagggtctgaatacgtatgtaattaaagtatttctgtttttatgtttaataaattagcaaaaatgtctaaaaacctgtttttgctttgtcattatggggtattgtgtgtagattgatgaagaaaaacattaatttaatacattttagaataaggctgtaacgtaataaaatgtgaaaaaaggcaagtggtctgaatactttccgaatgcaatgtatgaACGAAAATTCGGAAAGTAGCCCTGATATGGACAGGAACCCGGGTCCCTGCGTCTGTCAGTCCAACACCTCACACCTTACACCAAGAGTTCTGAACGTACTAAGGAGCCTACGCACACTACCCCATCCTGCAGAGATCTCACAAACCCCCCTTCTCCAGCTGGTACCCAGTCAGGTCCCTGCGACTGTCAGTCAAATAACAGTgatttaatgggggaaataataATTGAATAGTGCACATTGCATTCcactggtggaaaaagtactcaattgtcatacttgactaaaagtaaagataccttaatagaaaatgacacaaGTAAAAGtgtaagtcacccagtaaaatacaaagttttaaatatacttaagtatcaaaagtaaatgtaattgctaaaatatacttaattatcaaaagtaaaagtgtaaataattttaaattccttatattgagCAATCCAGACAGCGCAATTgtcaatgttttatttattttatttacggacagccaggggcacactcccacactcagacatcctttacaaacgaagcatttgtgtttagtgagtccgccagatcagaggcagtagggatgaccagggatgttctcttgatcagTGCATacattggaccattttcctgtcaaaatgtaacgagtacttttgggtgtcagggaaaacgtatggagtaaaaagtacattattttctttaggaatgtactgaagtaaaagttgtcaaaaatatatactgaccaaaaaatataaatgcaacatgcaacaatttcaaagattttactgagttacagttcatataaggaaatcagtcaattgaaataaattcattaggccctaatctatggatttcccatgactggccatgggtgggcctgggtgggcataggattatcttggcaaaggagaaatgctcactaacagggatgtaaacacatttgtgcacaacatttgagagaaatacgctttttgcgcgtatggaacatctctggaatgttttatttcagctcatgaaacatgggctcaacactttacatgttgcgtttacttTACTATTAACACTGGAAAAAATCTATAAAGTACATTCAAgtatttacttaagtactttacaccactgcttgaaacaaaacaaaatcaGTGTTACTCACAATAAAATGACTTGGTGATTATTAAATTGTGTAATTAATTTAATATTACATACATTTATTAAGACTTAAACTATTACTACGATATGCTACTT is a window from the Salmo trutta chromosome 38, fSalTru1.1, whole genome shotgun sequence genome containing:
- the LOC115177591 gene encoding egl nine homolog 3 isoform X1; this translates as MERESVKERAAGTDLDRDQQYCELCGKMENLLKCGRCRNSFYCSKEHQKADWKKHKQFCKEAEKPQCQPQPESTQQPARTAKGGQDKHLKKKSTEQNKTASQSTTNTGLSNPPADGERIKDLITSATSSGSVSDSKQTGEGIKLRSKTNGQTMSPPQKLAMDYIVPCMNKHGICVVDNFLGEETGQSILEDVRALHKTGKFTDGQLVSQRSDSTKDIRGDKITWTEGREPGCEKIAFLMSRMDDMVRHCNGKLGNYRINGRTKAMVACYPGNGTGYVRHVDNPNGDGRCVTCIYYLNKDWEAKKHGGILRIFPEAKAQFVDIEPKFDRLLFFWSDRRNPHEVQPAYHTRYAITVWYFDADERARAKEKYLTSKMESWARIHKTSQSAGEKGVNVELNKPSVLS
- the LOC115177591 gene encoding egl nine homolog 1 isoform X3 — encoded protein: MERESVKERAAGTDLDRDQQYCELCGKMENLLKCGRCRNSFYCSKEHQKADWKKHKQFCKEAEKPQCQPQPESTQQPARTAKGGQDKHLKKKSTEQNKTASQSTTNTGLSNPPADGERIKDLITSATSSGSVSDSKQTGEGIKLRSKTNGQTMSPPQKLAMDYIVPCMNKHGICVVDNFLGEETGQSILEDVRALHKTGKFTDGQLVSQRSDSTKDIRGDKITWTEGREPGCEKIAFLMSRMDDMVRHCNGKLGNYRINGRTKAMVACYPGNGTGYVRHVDNPNGDGRCVTCIYYLNKDWEAKKHGGILRIFPEAKAQFVDIEPKFDRLLFFWSDRRNPHEVQPAYHTRCRRKGSKRRIEQAVGSELI
- the LOC115177591 gene encoding egl nine homolog 1 isoform X2; translation: MERESVKERAAGTDLDRDQQYCELCGKMENLLKCGRCRNSFYCSKEHQKADWKKHKQFCKEAEKPQCQPQPESTQQPARTAKGGQDKHLKKKSTEQNKTASQSTTNTGLSNPPADGERIKDLITSATSSGSVSDSKQTGEGIKLRSKTNGQTMSPPQKLAMDYIVPCMNKHGICVVDNFLGEETGQSILEDVRALHKTGKFTDGQLVSQRSDSTKDIRGDKITWTEGREPGCEKIAFLMSRMDDMVRHCNGKLGNYRINGRTKAMVACYPGNGTGYVRHVDNPNGDGRCVTCIYYLNKDWEAKKHGGILRIFPEAKAQFVDIEPKFDRLLFFWSDRRNPHEVQPAYHTRYAITVWYFDADERARAKEKYLTSAGEKGVNVELNKPSVLS